Genomic window (Methanotorris formicicus Mc-S-70):
TATCTAAAAGTTCTTCAAAAGAACCTTCAAAAATCCCCACCCTACCCAAACCATTCTCATAGAGATTTTCAACTTCCTTCAAATTGTACAACTCTACAAGAGCATCATTTAATCCATTTTTGCAGATATCAAGATTTGTATGTGCAGAATATAGAATAATATCATTCTCCATCAGAATTTTTAATTTTTTATAAATAACTCCTGTAAAATTTCTTATTGGATTTTTTAAGATTGGGTGGTGGGTGAAAAGGAAATCAATTCCTTCTTTTTTTGCCTTCTTTACAACATCCAATGAAGGGTCTAATGCAATTCCCAATTTATTAACTTCTTTATTTAAATCACCCCCAACTTGAAGCCCTATATTATCCCCTTCAATTGCCAATTCTTTTGGTGCAAAGTTTTCTATTATCTCTACTATCTCATACGCCCTCATATCATTCCCTCCATGCGGTGATAACTTGTAATTCCTCAAAAGGAAACCTTTTGTATGCCGTTTTTTTAGCTTTAAAACCATGTTTATTGAGCATTTTGATGGTTTTCTCTTCCCCTGTTAAAGAAGATTGAAGTATTTGGATTATTCCATTTTCTTTCAAATAATCCCCAACTTCCTCAATAAACTTATCTAAAACTTCTCTCCCAGTTTTTCCTCCATCAAAGGCATAATTTAACCATCCCTCTACCTTTTCCTCCTCCGATGTTGGTAGATAGGGGGCATTGAATAGAATAACATCAAACTTCCCTTCAACATTCTCAAATAAATCACTCTCAAAAAAGAAGATTTTTTTATTCAATTCCAAATTATTTAATAGAGCATTTTCCTTTGCTATTTGTATTGCATGTGGGTTTATATCAACACCGATAACTTTCTTTGCCCCTTTTTTTGCCGCATTTATTGCCTGAATGCCTGTTCCAGTTCCAACATCTAAAACTAACTTATTTTTCACATCAACCAAATTTTCCATCAATAATTCACTATCCTCACTTGGAATATAAACTTGCGGATGAGTTTTTATGATTATGTCTTTTATTTTCAGGATTTTCATAATCCTACACACTTAATTTTGTTTCTAAGGGAATATGTCGAATGATAGCATCTACCTTACTTAGATAAAATCTTTTTAAAGGTTTAATTAGAGAATCTTAAAATTTCATTTTCCTAACATATTGAGAGGCATTGCCGAGCGAAGCGAGGCAATGCATCCCGTTTTGATGAAACTTTTTCTAAAAGTTTCAATTAGAATTTCCAAATCTCATCCCCTACATAATGAACTGTTCTTATTGCCTT
Coding sequences:
- a CDS encoding Nif3-like dinuclear metal center hexameric protein, which encodes MRAYEIVEIIENFAPKELAIEGDNIGLQVGGDLNKEVNKLGIALDPSLDVVKKAKKEGIDFLFTHHPILKNPIRNFTGVIYKKLKILMENDIILYSAHTNLDICKNGLNDALVELYNLKEVENLYENGLGRVGIFEGSFEELLDITKKYIVENPVIVGNIGRNNFKLAVLSGYGLSQDAIRYVAEKADVYLSGDLTHHSKILAEELGLVVIDGTHYGTEVYGLKKFMDYLKDKVDCEIISLDF
- a CDS encoding HemK2/MTQ2 family protein methyltransferase — translated: MKILKIKDIIIKTHPQVYIPSEDSELLMENLVDVKNKLVLDVGTGTGIQAINAAKKGAKKVIGVDINPHAIQIAKENALLNNLELNKKIFFFESDLFENVEGKFDVILFNAPYLPTSEEEKVEGWLNYAFDGGKTGREVLDKFIEEVGDYLKENGIIQILQSSLTGEEKTIKMLNKHGFKAKKTAYKRFPFEELQVITAWRE